tcaaatgcgtaAATAATTGTGCGATCGGTAGTAGCTAATGAATGAAAAGGTAATTTTCGAAAAGAATTGTACATTGAATTCTTTAACTAATAGAAGTGTTCAAGGTAACTTCTCATGcaagtgaaattttaatattttatgcgtTAAGGTTCTAAAGTACACTTTGAacacgtttaaaaaaaaataattcacattaaaactctatttaattttttgtaaacgagGTATAATATGGCgactattttattattgtacaaAAACATTTCATTGATATGGCAATACggaatctatttttttaatttctctaaaTATACAGAATTGTTGTGTGGCTTATTTAGTTGAAAAATCGGAAAAAATGGAGTTAGATTGGCAAAATGGTTTTCAGCAAATAAAAGAGCGAGGACTTTACTTACTTCAGTCGGAAAAGTGGTCTGATTGTAAATTTCTTGTTGGGGCTGCCCCAAACCAACGCATTCTTTGTGGACACAAACTAATTTTAGCCATGTCCTCACCTGTTTTTGAAAGGATGTTTTATGGTAACCTTCCGGATGAGAGTGATCCTATTTTAATACCTGATGTACAACCCGATGCCTTTCAAGCTATGTTAGAGTATATATATTCAGATCGCATCAGCATAAGCTCCTTTGATAAGGCGTGTGAGTTGTGTTATGTTGCAAAGAAGTATATGCTGCCTTATGTAGTAGAGCAATGCACCCATTTTCTCTGGGCAGATTTAAGTCCCAAAAATGCTTGCCGTGCATATGAATTTGCTAAATTATTTGACGAACCACGTTTAATGCAGAGTAGTATGAGTGtaagtaatatatatttttaaaatcaaatgtacatataattgttttttagaTTATAGCAGCAAATACACGCGATGTGCTAGCTGATCCCAGTTTTGTTGATATAGAAATCTCAACATTAATGGCTATTCTTGATCAAGATCGTTTGAATATTACGTCTGAGTTGGAACTTTTTAATGCTTTAGTGAAATATGCTTCTGAGCGCGCACTTTTTGTTGAAAACGAAGTTATGCCGATGACGCCATCCTCATCGTTAGATAAGGGATCATTGCAACACTCTTTTGATATAGACAATAACACATCCGAAGTTGTAGAGATTAAAATGGAGCCAGACGACTCCAGTCTTGTTCATAGCCGACAAGAAAACTCTGATACGTCTCATTTAGTGGAAGACGTGGTTGTCGTAGAAAATGATACTTCCATTACgtatgaagaaaaaaatggaCATAATAATGTGCCATCGACAGAAATAAGCATGATTGCGTCATTTTCTTGTCCAAATAATGAAATTGACGAAGCTCTTATACGCCAAGCTGTTCAGAAGATACGTTTTCTTACACTGACACCTCAGCAATTTGCTGAAGGACCTGCGCGATCTAAGCTTCTCAAACAGAATGAAGCTTTAGCAattcttattaaaatttcaagtccAACTATTAACGACTGTCCCATGCCCGAAGGTTTCTGCAGCTCGAGAACAAGTCGGGAATATTATGAATCGCGAAGCCAACGAGATTTACCATCATACCATCGGCCCACTCCATCAAATGGTCCGGCACTATTTGCTCCATTTGAAACTTTCGCGGGGAATACAGCTTCTATTGTAACAACTACTCCGCAGACATCTTCAAATAATGTGAGTACTTTTCAAGGTGGTAGTGACTCTGATTTAACTACAAACGACACTCGACGTTCATACTGTGTTCGTACGCTAAATCAGCAATTTGACTACAGAAATACCAGTGTTACCGATTGCGGACTAACATTTCAAGTGGATAGTAATATATGGATAACAGgtttgttaaattaatgcatattttttaaataccgttaacaatattatatacatatatacaggggTGCAAGTACCAACTCAGGTTCTGTGTGGAGAGCTTATGAATTCGGCCGGTTTTTCCGAGAGATATACAGAAATTCTCTACGCACATATTCAAGATATCCAAGGATCAAGACTTACGTACACACATTGTACGTCACGTGTTAGATATGATTCATTGCTGGAAATAACGTTTGACCGCCCAGTTTATGTTTAtcgaaatttaatatataaggTGTATGTAGTTTTCAACAAAGTTGGTTGGTATCCAATGTACACTTGCGTACCAGATGTTGTCTGTAACAGGGTAAAATTTATGTTCAATGTAGGCAATCCAAGTGAATCAGTTAGAGACGGACTAATTCGAGCAATAGTTTTTTCTACACCTCAAGAACAGTCCAGATGTGTTATGGAAtaagttttttcattttacatatattaatttatattatttaatttttattactgttgttgcatacatatttacatttaagtatacatacaatatatacaccTTTTTAATTATCTTAACTTAAAGTAAGGAATGTATGACAAACAAgcaaaatgtatacatatatgtatgtcttctataaaaataaaaaatagatgtCACGTTTAGTCCGAGGTAAGCTCATACGTGTATTTATGAattaatatttgtgtaaatacgtataaacaagcaatatttattgcacatacctatatatgtatttatacatatatgatgcatataaaatatgagTTTACAGTAATTGAAATTAGATCTGCtagttttcaattaataaaataaaaggaaaaatattggGTGTATAAGGTAATATCGacaatcaaaataccgacaaaccAAAACACCGACAATTAAAAATACGgacagaagaaattttaaagtaaagaaCGTTTGCAAAAAAGGTTAATATGGTACTAACCGAATGTTAAATTTCTGAATTTTGGTtgagtaattaaaaacaaaaaatactatgTGTATTTTACTAAAGACGCCGTTGTACGTTCGAGGGCCTGCGGCCTTGGGCTTCCGTCTATGAACACGCTCAGGATCATAACCCTTAGTAGAATTCTCTTTCTGTGCTTCGACCATTCGGCATTTTGGTTTGTCGCTATTTTGATTCGTGGCCGGAGGCCGAAGAGCCTTGAACGAGCAACGCTACCTTTTcttgatttgtcggtgttttgatttgtcggtattttgatttgtcggtattttgatttgtcggtattttgatttgtcggtattttgatttgtcggtattttgactgtcgggattctaaatttcgagattttgataGTCGGCATTACGTTATAACCCCAGacacaatcaaatatttttcacaagtcggcattttggtttgtcgatattttgatttttcggtattctgatttgtcggtgtttttatttttaggtattttgatttgtcggtattttgatttagctgcatatttgaatttttcgatGTTTTAATGGGTCATCATTTTGGGCTTTGGTATTTTAAGTGTACCCCATTTCTAGtgtattcttatattttttcaagcCTTTCCCTGTGTTTGTAGTTGTAGCCGCAGAAAACATCATTGCTTAAtttgttttgagaaatattgatacctaattttcataatttaatattatttacttaaatgtataaatattcacaactttatacaaatttcaaaagtttttaaataaaatcgttaaaaaaataGCTAAAATAAGTCTGTGCAGTGCGCCCCCTGACACCTTCTTGCCTTCGATCGTTTAACTTGCTTCGTTCTAACCGTTGAATGAAAAAGTGTAGACTTTGCAACATTGTTTGCGCGCATCAAGGAGAAGCAAGCATGAGCGTACGTGtatttatgaatgtatgtgtgattgtcatatatgtacatatgtatataaataagcatTCATAGACCAAAACATATGAACGTGTTTGGGATACactcaaaatatcgaaattcaaAATGCCGACACATCAAAAAaccgacaaaatttaaatatgcagccaaatcaaaataccgacaaatcaaaacaccgacaaatcaaaacaccgacaaaccAAACTGCCgacatgtgaaaaatattttatcttgtccgcccttatttctatcgaagcacagaaagagaattctgcaatttaaatatgcagccaaatcaaaataccgacaaatcaaaacaccgacaaatcaaaacaccgacaaaccAAACTGCCGACatgtgaaaaatgttttatcTTGTCCGCCCTTATTTCTATCGAAGCACAGAAAGAGAATTCTGCCGACTAAGGGTTATGATCCTGAGCGTGATACAACAACGCCACCTTTTCTAAATtcgtcggtgttttgatttgtcggtattttgatttgccGGTATTtcgatttgtcggtgttttgatttgtcggtattttgagtGTCGGGAGtctaaatttcgagattttgattgTCGGCATTACGTTATACACCCAACGtattttgctaaaatattttaattatctcAGTAAGTAAAATATgctattaaagtaaataaattgagTTCTGCTAAGATCCCAATTAATAAATGCTTATTTTATTCCGCGGTTTTTAgcaacaatttattatttatatgtataaagttttaattaaagagatttataaatttttatttataaattatgaatttttttgtcataTCATAGAAATTGACACATAAATCTAAATAGTCATGCGCATCGCTAATTCATTAACGAACATTCGTTGTGTCCATTTATGGCTCTCTGTTATAAGTTTACTTAAATTTGCAAAGATACCTGTATGTCACATATTGAGCGATATTAATAGTATGAAGTCAACCGgagaaatttaattgaaaattattatgttaGGTAATTGGGGACCAGGGGACGTATTTccgcttttatatatttttggcattgAGACATtttgatttcataaaaaaaactttatctcTATTTAATAATATCTTAACTAAATCTCATGGATAAGCCGATATTTTCGCTAAAAAGTACTCGGTGTCTGAGGATATAGTCCTCTCTTATTTTCACACTCTACGAGGGGTCACTAAATGTTTTGTCCTCACCAAGTTTGGTTGAAATAACTTGAGtggtttctgagatatgtatgtatctacttTAAACCTAATGGGGGAGGCCCACAcctattttttaagtatttttaaaccCCTCTTGCAATCCGTGACCCAAATTGTATTTGCACAAATACTTTGTAAATTCGCTTTGTAGTCCCATTGCAAGTTTCACCATTTTAGTCTTTAGTTCGTATTTTACGTACCGAACTTtgataaattcacaaatatacACAATAATCTGCATGAACCAAaacattgtaaaataaatattatgacaaaaaaaactttttatggtTCGAAAAAAAAAGGCGATTTATTTCTCCTAGTCGCTCCATACATTTGTCCCAGCTATGCACAAACTCCTTTAACCTGTCTTAACACGTTCTACCCGGCGCATTTTATCTATGAttctatatactcgtattatgtGCACAAGATTGTCAAGTTGTTCGTATAACGAcacttttctaataattttgttttagaaagtactataaaaaataaattttatttatgttaaaaacgcctacaacaaatataaattttaaattccccaaactattttatttacatgGTCCACGCCGCCAGATAAATAAATTGGCCTAATAGAgagtgctgttgttaacttggctataagcGCGTAAGTGGAAGGACATATAGCAAATATGATCTAAATATTATCGTTTGaagtacaaatatatgtacatacatatgtatgactatAGTCACTACGGCTTAACGGAATAGGTTCATGATCACCGAGGTATACAAACGAAATTATGTGAACCTATTCAGTTGATCAGTAGTGTATatccaatttatttatatacacatttttttattaggataaagcaaaaaaatattgtaaatagggtgcaaaattatttacagaGTATTTGTCTATTGAAAAGAAACATCATGTCAGTTATTTTCCAAAGTTGTTACATTTAGAGGATGCATATTCCGCGTCTTCACAAGTAAGTGTATTTTCATCAAATACTTTGTCTTCCCCGCATGTGATCAAACGTGGATACCCTTCAACGCATGTTATTAAACGATGACAATCACCTTGAACAGGGAAACGTGGGAACGGCCAAAAGCGTGCAGCTGGGGATCCGGAATCAACTTTGGTTGGACATTTGAAACCGACGACAgctgtataaaataaatgtgttttacatgaattttcagttttttgataACCTACCTTCTGGATTGCAAATATCTAATAGTTGGTCGGGCCAGTTACAACCATGAATTCTATCGTCATAAGCTAACCCTGCATCGCATTCCTGCTCGATTGGCTCACCGAATGcgcattttatatatgtagtgGTGCACTCTTTTGATACGGGGTAAATACCGAACTGATAATCACAACCAGGTGTTGTTATCGGTGTCGCtataatcaaaaaagtttagtttatttatttataatataaaagtgAATAACACTTACGATCCCATTTTCGCCCCTTACAATCAACAGCCCAGTTATAATTGCAATGATTATGTACTGATCCTTTCCCATCGAACAAGAGGCCGTTTTCACAGGTTTCCAAAGTCAAAGTACCATTTGTGCATAGAAAAAACTGATCACATCGCTCAGTGTGAGCATATGCCTGTTCACCTATCTTTTCCGGGCACTCGGATGTTTGAATGGGACCGCCATGACCTTCAATAACAGTAttaaatacacacaaatatataatagtTGGTTAAACTTTTCCGAAAATTTCTGTTTCATTCTACTATTTTTggaatttgtatatgcaaagtTAGATACATAAAATGTacctatataatataatatttataccctgaacagggtatattaagtttgtcaagaagtttgtaacacccagaaagaagcgtcggagaccgtataaagtatatatataaatgatcagtatgtcgagctgagtcgatttagccatgtccgtctgtctgtccgtctgtctgtctgtatatatacgaactagtccctcagtttttaagatatggttttgaaattttgcaaacgtcattttctcttcaagaagctgctcatttgtcggaacggccgatatcggaccactataacatatagccatacaaactgaacgatcggaatcaaatgcttgtatggaaaactttcacatttgacaagatatattcacgaaatttggtatatgttattttctaaggcaacaatgtaatctccgaagaaattgttcagatcggttaactatagcatatagctgccatacaaactgaacgatcggaatcaagttcttgtatggacaactttcacatttgacaagagatattcacgaaattcggtatatattattttctaaagcaacaacgtaatcttcgaagaaattgatcagatgaGCAATCAAACatgtatacgtatatacgtATAAGAGTTTCAGGCCAATTCGGCCTGAAGAAACTTTAACAGAAATATCTGGTAGAGCCCTCCGGCAATTAACGTATTATTTAACCGATATATGGCTTgcatggatgtatgtatgtacatatatgcataaaaaGATATATTATGCATTTATGAAAGTattgttgtatgtacatatgtacgtgttaCATATAGATGAAACACCACcttcatttttttatactatGTCTCAAAATGAACAAATACAACCACTAATTAAATATGCGTATATTTGTATTAtgcaaaattataactttttctttgaaatgataaaaattcTTGCCCTCTGTTGGGAGCTGCGATTATTGTGTTTTGATTTAATAAAGGACACAACCTTTTTAAACGTGCCTTTTAAGTTAGtgctaaaaattgtattttattactaacatgaaaattttccaagtattttggaaaattaaatttttatgtcatTGGTGAGATTATTAGCCTTATAAATcacaataaattttcatatactgCATATTGTATGCATcaactaaatgtgtacatatgtatgtatgtatgtacccacATTTGTTAGCGGCAATTATTTGAAACCTAGTTACAAAAGAAGTCGTTTTAGTTGTGGTTATGCATACTGTCAAGGCGAACAAGAAAACAGagaacaatatatattttttaatacctaaTAAGAGACACCAAGAAGTATTCTGcaaacattttgtactttaatcCTTCTTAATCGAATCTCATCCGagctatgtatacatatgtagatagtgAGAAAATCAATGCAAGTACCCAAATATAGTTGTGACACTTATGCCTTGGTTTTAACTATCGATTAGaaagaattgaaaataatgtgaAATTCGTTGTGATCTCACGATTTTTCACGACAACACAATTGACATAATATCTTCTTTTTGCAGCCGAATGGGAAAAGTATTAAGTGTGTATATTCTCTTAGATGTTGTGATGAATTGCTTTGCGGCTCACAAGGCAAAAGGAAGTTTTGAACAAATAATTGGATTATACGTGCGTTGGCTTCGATCTGCTATATAACCAATAGAAATGTTGACATACAATAAAACTTAAACTTGCAACCTTAAATTGTATTAGAAATTCTGTTTAAAAAAGTACACTATTTATTGGCTGATTTCTTATAgggtacatacaaatgtgtatacGCATATtatacttaatacttaatatATTGGTAAAACAGGGTTCTTTCCAAACGCTCATATCAAATGGTCGGAGAATGGCCTTAATTTGAAAGCGAATTTTGAAAGCTCGTTTATTCAACCGGAATTGCTTTGGTTGCCTAAACGATGCAGTGtgtgtaaatacaaatattcattTATAGGTAGAAAGGTAGATATGTCCAATAACTACAATTAATAATTGGCTAAATCGTACAATATAAGTTTTATGCTCCACTTCACTTGAAAGTGGGTAATGATTATTGTACCTTGCGTGTGGCAATACTTATTATACTTCCATTcatgtttgcatttttatacaaaCTCACATACTATGTACTCATAAAATCtcctagtatatatgtacatatatacaggtgttatataattttttatactacTTCTTTTCATTCGTAAGTGAAGTCTActcaattttatacaaatattatactcaaaagactacatacatatgtgtgtatgtatgcatgtacatatatacgtatgctCTGTATGTGCAATTAATACGAATGCATCGTTGAAGTTTTACATAACATCAGTGCCAACCATGTGCCaatactcacatatacatacatacatatttcttattGATCTATTGCTGTATTACTTTTACTTTCAACATACGTTCgctttatgcatacatataagtatgtacgtacatatcgCCGATTTGAAAGGAATCACTTCCatataaaaataactgaaaatatttatatgttttaccTTGCGCTATGACTCCAAATAGGACTAATAAAATAGATAAACCTTTTTGCTGCATTACACTATACTTTAAAGTATTATTTATGAAAcgatcaaaatttttcaaattttgaaattgcgTAACTGTAAATAGCTGCTTTGATGTAGCGAGACCGGAACGTGTTTGCTCAACTGCGATTCGATCTTAACTGAATATGTTTGGTCACAGTACCTCAAAAAGCTGAATATCTTTGAATATGAAGAAATGTTAAACCACTTCGCAGTTAAGTAGGAACGtgattttagatattttatataCGCTCATTTGATATACTCGCGAgcttgtttataaataaaactttgtcctattgctgttttgttgtaTACAATGCCAAAAGCGATAGGAAAGCTTTTACCTATTAAACATGGTTAGACCTTAAAAACCCACAGGAACAAAACAGTTcaatttattactaaaattttgcC
The DNA window shown above is from Bactrocera tryoni isolate S06 chromosome 4, CSIRO_BtryS06_freeze2, whole genome shotgun sequence and carries:
- the LOC120776011 gene encoding uncharacterized protein LOC120776011; translation: MELDWQNGFQQIKERGLYLLQSEKWSDCKFLVGAAPNQRILCGHKLILAMSSPVFERMFYGNLPDESDPILIPDVQPDAFQAMLEYIYSDRISISSFDKACELCYVAKKYMLPYVVEQCTHFLWADLSPKNACRAYEFAKLFDEPRLMQSSMSIIAANTRDVLADPSFVDIEISTLMAILDQDRLNITSELELFNALVKYASERALFVENEVMPMTPSSSLDKGSLQHSFDIDNNTSEVVEIKMEPDDSSLVHSRQENSDTSHLVEDVVVVENDTSITYEEKNGHNNVPSTEISMIASFSCPNNEIDEALIRQAVQKIRFLTLTPQQFAEGPARSKLLKQNEALAILIKISSPTINDCPMPEGFCSSRTSREYYESRSQRDLPSYHRPTPSNGPALFAPFETFAGNTASIVTTTPQTSSNNVSTFQGGSDSDLTTNDTRRSYCVRTLNQQFDYRNTSVTDCGLTFQVDSNIWITGVQVPTQVLCGELMNSAGFSERYTEILYAHIQDIQGSRLTYTHCTSRVRYDSLLEITFDRPVYVYRNLIYKVYVVFNKVGWYPMYTCVPDVVCNRVKFMFNVGNPSESVRDGLIRAIVFSTPQEQSRCVME
- the LOC120775847 gene encoding protein obstructor-E, with amino-acid sequence MQQKGLSILLVLFGVIAQGHGGPIQTSECPEKIGEQAYAHTERCDQFFLCTNGTLTLETCENGLLFDGKGSVHNHCNYNWAVDCKGRKWDPTPITTPGCDYQFGIYPVSKECTTTYIKCAFGEPIEQECDAGLAYDDRIHGCNWPDQLLDICNPEAVVGFKCPTKVDSGSPAARFWPFPRFPVQGDCHRLITCVEGYPRLITCGEDKVFDENTLTCEDAEYASSKCNNFGK